GGCCAGGTACGCAAAGGCGCCAAGGCCGTCGACATCAAGACCGCCATCGCTCGCCGCGACGGCAACGGAGTGTAACCGTTCAGCGAGGCTCTAGAAGTCGGTGAGGTAGCGGCCGGGCCGCTACCGGTAGCGGCAGCGCTACCGGCCCCCGCTACCTCCCCCAACCCACCTGATCAGCCCGTATTTCCGCAGGTAGCGGGTAGCGGGTCACCCCTTCCGCGCCCAAAAAACAGTCCCTGGAGGCACCCCGATGGTCCACCTCGCCGCTACCGCCACCCTGACCGCCGCTACACCCGGTAACCATCCGCCGGTCGTTGACGGTCTGTACGCATTGCTCGGCCAGCTGCTCGGCCAAGCGCTGCCATGGCTGCTGCTGGCGCTGCTGGTGTGGGTGCCGGTGTACCTGCTGGGCTGCTGGCTCTGGCCGTTCGGCAACTGCCGAGGATGCGGCGGCACCGGCAAACGCAAAGCACCCGGCCTGTTCGGCAAAGCCTTCCGGACCTGCCCGCGCTGCGACGGCAGCGGCCTGCAACTGCGCGCCGGCCGGTACCTGATCAACCGGCTACTGGCCAACTACCGCGCCGCGCGGCGGCACGACGACCGCCGCGAACGCCAGCTCTAACCCCGTCCACCCATCTCGTTCCAACCGTCCTGAAAGGACACCCTGTCATGCCTGGACTTCCCGAGATCACCATCGTCGGCACCCTGACCGGCGACCCCGAACAGCGGTTCACCACCAGCGGCATCGCAGTCGCCAACTTCACCGTCGCGTCCAACGATCGCCGCTACAACAAGGAAAGCGGCCAGTGGGAGGACGGGGACGCGACCTTCCTGCGCTGCTCGATCTGGCGCGACTACGCCGAGCACGTCACCGAATCCCTCGCACGCGGCCAGCGCGTCATCGTCGTCGGCCAACTGCGCCAGCGCAGCTACGAAACGACCGAAGGCGACAAGCGCACGG
The Fodinicola acaciae DNA segment above includes these coding regions:
- a CDS encoding single-stranded DNA-binding protein; this encodes MPGLPEITIVGTLTGDPEQRFTTSGIAVANFTVASNDRRYNKESGQWEDGDATFLRCSIWRDYAEHVTESLARGQRVIVVGQLRQRSYETTEGDKRTVVEVDVREIGPALKWATVKVTKAARSNGNTARNGAESDPWTAPAASAARAKASGYSEEPPF